GGCCGGCGACCGCGTCGGCGTGGGCTGCATCGTGAACTCGTGCCAGTCCTGCGATAGCTGCAACGAGGGTTTCGAGAACCACTGCCGGGGCATGATCTTCACCTACAACTCCGTCGACCTCGACGGCACCGTCACCTACGGCGGCTACTCGAGCAACGTGGTGGTCCACGAGCGGTTCGTGGTCAGGTTCCCTGATGCCATGCCGCTGGACCAGGGCGCGCCGCTGCTGTGCGCGGGCATCACCGTGTACAGCCCCATGAAGCACCACGGTCTGAACGTGCCCGGGAAGCATGTTGGTGTGGTGGGCCTGGGAGGGCTGGGTCACGTCGCTGTCAAGTTCGCCAAGGCGTTCGGGATGAAGGTTACGGTGATCAGCTCGTCGCCGGCAAAGAAGCAGGAGGCCCTGGAGCGCCATGGTGCTGACGCCTTCATCGTCAGCAGGAACGACGACGAAATGAAGGTATATATCATGCTGTGAGCGAAATACAACATTAAGTGTTCCCTATTGAACTGATCGATAAACTGGATCATGAACTGGTGAACTGGCACAGGCTGCGGCTGGCACCATGGATGGCATCATCAACACGGTGTCCGCCAACATCCCCATGGCCCCATACATGAGCATGCTGAAGCCCTACGGCAAAATGATCATGGTCGGCCTGCCCGACAAGCCACTGGAGATCCCGCCGTTTGATCTCATGACGGGTAAGTCCTCACCAAATGATCTAAGGTCCTGTTTcgatccttggaattgaattcaattctaataattataatttaaacacaaattaattaagctaatatagttgtacgtggaatatatttgtatattattgttggctatatgagagatacttatgtgctgcacttctgctatagggaagcgagttgaagagcgtgctataagttgcatatTAGAAATATAGCAtgaggatctatagaatcaatttccatctcccaaccccatgaatttaagataggcttatatttaaactttgaaaagttgtGAAATGTCATGTTCCAAGACAAATAGCCTACTCAGATTctaattccttcaaaatgaagggatccaaacggtcCTAACTGTTTCATGAGAATTTTTCTTGCTTTTTCCAAACAGCTGGGTAACCCTGCATGGAGTTGGTTTTGCATCAGTTTGTTGAGTGACCATTCTGAAACTGTCAAGTAACTAATAAGGGACCCTGCAGGGAGCAAGACCCTGGCGGGGAGCTGCATCGGCGGCATGAGGGACACGCAGGAGATGATCGACGTGGCGGCGAAGCACGGCGTGACGGCGGACATCGAGGTGGTGGGAGCGGACTACGTGAACACGGCCATGGAGCGCCTCGCCAAGGCCGACGTCAGGTACCGCTTCGTCATCGACATCGGCAACACCCTCAAGAGCTCCGACTGATCACAATCTCACATTGGCGCGCAGCAGTTTCTGCTGTTTCTGCTTGTCTTTTTCGTGTCAGCGATATTGTAGCGGGGTCGGAGATATACATGTAGTGTATTCATTACTGTGTTGGTTATGTTCAAATAATGCAGCGTAATAACATGTTAATGTAAATGTTGCTGAGGGTGGATGAATTGGTTGTTCCTGTAAAACGTGCTAtgttttttcatttctttttcccTCCGTATTTTGCTAGAAGAATGGATCGGAAATGCACAAATTAGATCCCCAAGCTACACGTCCAAATCTGTTGAAATCCTAACGGAAAATCCACAAATAAGGACAGTCCCAACTAAGAAAATGATGGCCAGATTGCGACATGAGTTTGTTTGTGGAAGATTTGCCAATTTAAGAGCTTTAATTTCGTTCGCGATTTTCATTCAGTAGGAAGATACGGTGTGAAAGCTTTAGCACTAGAAGTTGTGTCTCAACAAGAGTATCAGCAATAATTGTATTCGATGCCAAGAAAGTGGACCCAGTCGAGCTGTGAACCACGTGGTGCTCTGGAACTATCCAAACCCATACAGCTCCTATCTTCTTCCGTTGAGGTTGTGTGGCTGGTACTGTGCCACTCGAGAAACGCTTGAAGCACGATGACACATTTTGTCAAGCAAAAGCAAAGTACTCATCGGTATTACCATACGAGACTAATGCTCCACTTAGTTTTAGTACATGTTACTAATCGGTACTAAATGTTACTTTATTTATTACTGGAGTACTAAAAAGTTCTCCACGAgtgatttcaaaagaaaaacggTAGGAAAGGCCTGTAAAGATATACATATTACTACTTACAGAAAACATCAAGTCTTGGCCCGCCTCAAGTAAACTTGCTATACACACGCTACAAATTAGatgaggagggagggaggcacaCGATGCAATGCGGTATATATAGCTCAATCGAGACATGTATTATTCAGACGGTACTAGAGGTTGAATGCCCGGAAGGCAGCATGTTGCCTCTTTCACAGTATCGCACCAGAAGGGCGGCCAGGGTGACGAGCTCGCTGCCGTTGCTAAGCTGCATGGCATGAGAATGCGCGCTGCAATGGGCGCCTGCGTAGCATAGCATCTCCAACCACACCTGCGCGATCAGCTTGAGCATCATCCCGGCGGCCGCGGGTGCGGCTTTTAACTCCTCGTCGATCAGGCAACTGCAGATGTCGGATCCTTTTTTCACCGAAGAATTCTCCACCCCGTCTTGTACCTGCACATTCCGATCGAAATCTCGTGATCTGTCCGGAGGTTCGAGGGCCACCACACGGACCAGATCGTCGGCTGAGGCAATGTATGAAGACCCGGCTGCAGACCGGATGAGGTTCAAGCACGCACTGGCATAGCCGGTGCGACTAGCAGGAGGGGGCAACATGTAGGGGCGTGCGGCGAGGAGGAACAACATGTAGTTTGAGAGCTCTTGGACGGCCCTGGCAAGATCATTATCCTCCTCCTTCCGACCTTGTTGTGTTTCTTGCTGGCGCCGGTACCAGCAAAGGTAGGCATCGGTGGCGATGTGCCACACAAGAATGCTCTCCACAAATTCCAGGTCAACAACGCTCTCTAGCAAGAGTTTTCTTCCCCAGTATCCAAGCTGCTCATCATCGTCCTGGGTTTGGAGGAACAACCAGCCTTTCCACGCCGgcacggccgcggcgcgcgcgcgggacGATGGCCCCTCGTCGCGGTGGGCCGATGCCCAGCGCTGTAGAGCTGCTCGGCCCCTGGAATTGCGGATGTGGCTCGGGCTGTCCTTGGGGATCTGCACGCTCTCCAACACTTGTTCCACCAGTAGGCCCTTGATGGGAGGTGATACGCGAGCGGAGTGGGAGTAGGCAAAGGTGTTCCACCAGGCCTCCACTCCCATCCATTCCGCAACCTTGGTGACGATCGGCCTCGCCGCGGTGGAGGAGCACACCTGGAACAGGTTGTGCTGTCCTATGGAGCCTGACCAGGTCCTGGGAAGGTAGTCGGCGGCGTGGATGCACCGGCGGAGAGCTGCGAATGCATCATCAAGCAAGAAGCTATTCCACAAGAAATGCCATGTCCAGGTCGAGAGCATGATTCTCAGCCCTGACACGGTCTCCAGGACGACGGCCCCAGCTAACAAGACGTAGGTGACTATAGTATCTttcctactactactactcctgctgctgctaccaACTAGATGCAGATGAAACAAGAACAATGCACAGGCTGTGGCCACCCAGGAGAAGACACGGACGCATAAACCATACCATGTGTGGATCACCTCCGCCTTGCTGTACAAGACGTCGTGCATCAAGGACAGCTGCATCTCGGCCACCCTGCACAGCACGTCCCCTCTGAACTTGTCGGGTTTGGAGGGCACAACCACCCATGGTAGCGGAGCCTTGATCAAATCCTTGGCAACATCAAGCATGCCGTGAGCTACCTGCAACAAGGCTTCCGTGTCCGTCGTACTTGGCATAAACTGATTTATGACAACACATGGGTGGGACATTCCAATAGCAATTGATCGGTAGCTCTTGCCAGATGGGTTACTATTGGCGCGCATGAGCGCCAACACTCTCTCCCCGTACTTGACAACGCCAACCACGAAAAGGAGGATGGCAGCACGCCGGAGCAAAGGACGATGTCGGCCGTCGCCAGCAGGTTCCTGCAAGGACACATACAGGACGTAAGCAGCTCCAGTGGCCTGCACGGCAAGCGTCTGCAGGTGGCGCAGCCACAGCCGGTTGTCCTCCATGGCATAGGCCGTGATGTTGTCCTGCCCACCAAGGTGCACCAGCAGCAATGGTGCCCAGAGCGCCATCGCTTGGTGCTCAGCCGCCTGGCTCGTCGCCGACAGATGCCCGATGGTGTAAATCGCTATCGAGTCAGCCAGAATGTACGCCGACCAAATGAAGGCCCTCAGCACGCCGGAGTCGAATCGTCGCCGGAACTCCGCCAGTAGGAGGAGCGTCAACTGCAACGTGAAACTGAACAGCACCAGCACGTGGAGTCCCCAGTCCTTCCAGTAGAGATGCACCACATCTACTACTGCTGCCATATCTTAACGCGTGCTCTTCTTCGTTCTGAAAGGGATACACAGACAAGCTCGATAAATACACAGCCTGACAATAACAACATATACTTACTCCTTGTTTGGATATATTAGTTCTCGTATAAAATTAAAACTACAAATTGAGGTTGCCAAACTCTAGGAAGAACATAAAACAAAATCATATCTTGCGTGCGGCATTGGTGAATTACTGCCAAAGAGTCGAGACTATTCAAGACATGGATGAATAGCGCTGAAATTTGGAAAAGGGCTCACATGATTTTCAAAGTGtatgaatgaaaaaaaaaatagaaatggaCCCTGATGCTGATAATTCTTAAAATGACATTCTTGATTAATCCCACATGGTAAGAAGAGTGCAAAAGTTGTTGTACATACCATGTACGTACCTTGTATATATACAGACCTATCACTTGAACGGAATGGACCGGTTGCCTCGCTAGTTATGATTTGTTTAAAATGAACTACTATTCATGGGCGATGCCGTGAGGATCAAAGAGTCGTCAACATGTGTATAATATCCCACgcagaaaaaagaaacatataTATAGGTAGTGAGTTGATGCGAGACTTGGCTTCTGAAAACTCACTGGAATCGCGTACGTTTCGTTCCGTGTGTGCCACCACATATTCGATATTCCACTTCGTTCATGCGCCCGTCACAAGCAAAGGTACGGTAAAAAGCAAGCGATTCGCATTCGCTTCCTTGTTGTGATATAGTACACGTTCCGTGTGTTATAACGGAACAAAAGAGGCAGCAGTTATAACAAACGATTGTATTAATTTGTTCAGTGTTATATAGGATAtggcactagtagagaactaacTTTCCATCCAACATCTTTTGTCCCAATTAATATTGGACCCGTGACAAAAGTAGCTTTAGTTCCGGATAAAAAATGTGCCCCCGAAGACCACCGCGGGGGgaaagctttagtcccgattgtaaaCACACCAACCGGGGCTAGAGGGGGTCTCTAGTCCC
The genomic region above belongs to Setaria italica strain Yugu1 chromosome VI, Setaria_italica_v2.0, whole genome shotgun sequence and contains:
- the LOC101782190 gene encoding probable cinnamyl alcohol dehydrogenase 5 → MAPTVAAEAAATAAKPQHTGKAAALAAHDASGHLAPLTITRRSTGDDDVAIKILYCGICHSDLHSIKNEWHNAMYPVVPGHEIAGVVTEVGKNVTKFKAGDRVGVGCIVNSCQSCDSCNEGFENHCRGMIFTYNSVDLDGTVTYGGYSSNVVVHERFVVRFPDAMPLDQGAPLLCAGITVYSPMKHHGLNVPGKHVGVVGLGGLGHVAVKFAKAFGMKVTVISSSPAKKQEALERHGADAFIVSRNDDEMKAAAGTMDGIINTVSANIPMAPYMSMLKPYGKMIMVGLPDKPLEIPPFDLMTGSKTLAGSCIGGMRDTQEMIDVAAKHGVTADIEVVGADYVNTAMERLAKADVRYRFVIDIGNTLKSSD
- the LOC101782867 gene encoding uncharacterized protein LOC101782867; this encodes MAAVVDVVHLYWKDWGLHVLVLFSFTLQLTLLLLAEFRRRFDSGVLRAFIWSAYILADSIAIYTIGHLSATSQAAEHQAMALWAPLLLVHLGGQDNITAYAMEDNRLWLRHLQTLAVQATGAAYVLYVSLQEPAGDGRHRPLLRRAAILLFVVGVVKYGERVLALMRANSNPSGKSYRSIAIGMSHPCVVINQFMPSTTDTEALLQVAHGMLDVAKDLIKAPLPWVVVPSKPDKFRGDVLCRVAEMQLSLMHDVLYSKAEVIHTWYGLCVRVFSWVATACALFLFHLHLVGSSSRSSSSRKDTIVTYVLLAGAVVLETVSGLRIMLSTWTWHFLWNSFLLDDAFAALRRCIHAADYLPRTWSGSIGQHNLFQVCSSTAARPIVTKVAEWMGVEAWWNTFAYSHSARVSPPIKGLLVEQVLESVQIPKDSPSHIRNSRGRAALQRWASAHRDEGPSSRARAAAVPAWKGWLFLQTQDDDEQLGYWGRKLLLESVVDLEFVESILVWHIATDAYLCWYRRQQETQQGRKEEDNDLARAVQELSNYMLFLLAARPYMLPPPASRTGYASACLNLIRSAAGSSYIASADDLVRVVALEPPDRSRDFDRNVQVQDGVENSSVKKGSDICSCLIDEELKAAPAAAGMMLKLIAQVWLEMLCYAGAHCSAHSHAMQLSNGSELVTLAALLVRYCERGNMLPSGHSTSSTV